The Planctomycetota bacterium DNA segment CCGGCTGGCCAACGTCTCCGGCCTCGCGCTCGGCTTCGGCGGCGTATGGCTCTGCGCGACTCCGTATCTTCTCTTCATCCCCGACCGCGACGCCGACGACCGCCCGGACGGCCCGCCGGAGATCCTCCTGGACGGCTGGAACCTGAAGGGCCGCCACAACGTGGCCAGCAAGCCGAGCTGGGGACCCGACGGCTGGCTCTACGGAGGCCACGGGATTCTCTCGACGTCCCTCGTGGGCCCGCCGGGGGCGCCCGACGGCGCGCGCACCGCGATCAACTGCGGCGTCTGGCGCTATCATCCCGTCCGCCGCCGCTTCGAAGCCGTGGCCCACGGCACCACCAACCCCTGGGGACTCGACTGGGACGAAGCGGGCGAGCTCTTCATCACCAATTGCGTCATCCAGCATCTCTGGCACGTGGTCCCGGGGGCGCATTACGAACGGATGTACGGCCAGGACGTCACGGCCCCGAACCTCTACGCCCTCATGCCGGCCGCGTCCGATCATCTCCACTGGGCCGGCGGACGCTGGCAGGACGCCCGCGGCCAGGAACGCCACCTCGAGCACGGCGGCGGCCACGCCCATGCGGGAGCCCTGATCTACCTGGAGGACACGTGGCCCGCGCGGTATCGGGGAACGCTTTTTACGGTCAACCTTCACGGCCGCCGCGTCCAGAACGACCTTCTGGAGCCGCGGGGCTCCACCTACCGGGGCCGCCACGGCCCCGACTTCCTCCGGGCGGAAGACCCCTGGTTCCGCGGCCTGGATCTTCAGGCCGGACCGGACGGAAACGTCTTCCTCTCCGACTGGAACGACACGGGCGAATGCCACGACTACGACCGCGCCGAGACCGAAACCGGACGCCTTTTCAAAATCTCGTACGGTCCGTCCCGCCGTGTCGAAGTCGACCTCGCCCGCGCCGCGGACGCCGATCTGGTGGCGCGGCTCGCCGGCCGGGCCGAGTGGTTCGCCCGGCGGGCCCGCCGGATCCTTCAGGAGCGCGCCGCGGAGGGACGGCTCGAAGCGGGTACGATCCGGGCCCTCGAAGCGAGGTTCCGCGCCGAAACGTCCGCCCCGCGGAAGCTTCGCGTCCTCTGGGCGCTCCACGCCACGGGAGGGCTTTCGGAGGCGCTCCTGGCGGAAGCGCTCGCGGTTCCCGAGGAAGACGTGCGCGCCTGGGCCCTGAGGCTGGCCGCCGACCTGGGCCCTCCTCCCGAGTCCCTGCGCCCGCTCCTGCTCGAACGGGCCGAGCGGGATCCCTCGCCGCGCGTGCGCCGCGCCCTCGTGGAGGTTCTCCGGCGCCTTCCCCCGCGCGAGCGGTTTCCGATCGCCGAGCGCCTGGCGGTCCGGGCGGAAGATGCGGAAGATCCGCACCTCCCGCTCCTGCTCTGGTATGCCCTCGAGCCGGCCGCCGCCGCCGACCCGGCGCGCGCCGCGGAGCTTCTCTCCCGGACGCGCTGGCCGCTGCTGCGCCGCTTCCTCGCCCGCCGGCTCGCCTCCTACTGAGGAAGCTCGGGAACCGCGTCGATCCCCGGCGGACGCTTGTCGCCCGTCAGCGTCCGGAGAAAGGCGATCAGATCTTCCTTCTCCGAGTCCGTCAGCTTGATGGGCTGCATGAAGATCGAAAGATTCCGCGGCTTGGGGTTCAGGGCCGGCGCCTTTTCGTAGTGGTCGATGACCTCCCGCAGCGTCCGCATCGACCCGTCGTGCATGTAGGGGGCCGTCAGGGCGATGTTGCGCAGCGTCGGGGTCTTGAACGCGCCGTAATCTTCCTCCCGTCCGGTGACCTTCATGCGTCCCGGATCGCCGTCCCCGAGTCCCAGGTTGTGGAACCGGTTGTCGCTGAAATTCGGGCCGGAATGGCACGTGGCGCACCGGCCCTTGCCGGTGAAGATCTCCAGGCCCCGCTTGGCCGCCTCGCCGATGGCCGAATCGTCCCCCCGCGCATAGCGGTCGAAGGGGGAATCCAGGTCCACCACCGTCCTTTCGAAGGCCGCGATCGCCCGGGCGACCGTGTCGAGCGTGGCCGGCCCGCCGAACACTTCCTGGAAGCGTTTCCGATAACCGGGGATGGAGTTGAGCACCTGGAGCATCCGCTCGGGCGACGCGTTCATCTCGTCCGGACTCATGATCGGCCCCTTGGCCTGCTCCTCGAGGGTCGCCGCCCGGCCGTCCCAGAACTGGGAGGTGTAGTAGGCCGCGTTCAGAACCGTGGGCGTCGCGCGCCCGAGGCCCTTGTGATGGAATCCCAACCCCTTGGGCAACCCGTCCGCCCAGCCGAGCGCGGGATTGTGACACGTGGCGCACGATATGACGCCGTTGCCGGAAAGCCGCGGGTCCCAGTAAAGCATCCGGCCCAGCTCGACCTTCGCGGGCGTCCGGGGATTGTCTTCCGGATCCCTCACCGGCCGCAGCGGCCCGAGGAAGGCCGGAAGATCCCGGGGCTCCCGGCGCGATTCCTCCTGCGCGCGCGCCCCGCCCAGGGCGGGCGCCGCCGCGGCCAGAACCAGCAGAAATGAGCGGACCGTTCGGACCATGAATCCCTCCATCCAACGCATCCCAGAAAAACGCTCCCGTCGGGCTCCATATTCCCCGCCCGCGCGCTCCTGTCAAGCCCCCGTTCGAGCGAAATACTCCCCTCGAAAAGCTGGAATTGAACCTGAAGATGAGATAAAATTTTCCCGCGACCGGGGAAAATCGGCGGCCGTTCTAAAAGAGGGGAGGGATCGAACGCTTGAACTCCGGATCCCGTCTGCTCGTGGCCGACGACGACGTCGTCATTCTCGAACTCATCCGCGGCCTGCTGAAGGGGCGCGGCTACGGCGTCGAGACGTGCACCGACGGGCCGACGGCCCTGAAGCTCCTGTGCGAAAAGCCCTTCTCCCTGGCCGTCCTGGATCTCGACATGCCGGGACGCACGGGACTGGACGTCGGGCTGGAGCTGCGCCGCCGGGGAAAAGACACGCCGATCCTTTTCATCTCCGGCAACTTCTCTCCGGAGACGCTTCGGGCGTGCCGCAGCCTTCCGCGTTCGGAATGCCTGGAAAAGCCCTTCAACGTGGCGGTGTTTCTCGACGCGGTGGCGAAAGGCGTCGAGCTCTGCGACGGGTCGGCGGCGCCTCAGCCCCCAGCGTCCGGGCGATAAGTCCCAG contains these protein-coding regions:
- a CDS encoding PVC-type heme-binding CxxCH protein; this encodes MMACLLLLAASQAAPLAPEESARRLNLPEGFRATVFAAEPDLVQPIAFALDDRGRVWAVESRSYPDWLPPGTEGRDRILIFEDRDGDGRFDSRRVFHDRLANVSGLALGFGGVWLCATPYLLFIPDRDADDRPDGPPEILLDGWNLKGRHNVASKPSWGPDGWLYGGHGILSTSLVGPPGAPDGARTAINCGVWRYHPVRRRFEAVAHGTTNPWGLDWDEAGELFITNCVIQHLWHVVPGAHYERMYGQDVTAPNLYALMPAASDHLHWAGGRWQDARGQERHLEHGGGHAHAGALIYLEDTWPARYRGTLFTVNLHGRRVQNDLLEPRGSTYRGRHGPDFLRAEDPWFRGLDLQAGPDGNVFLSDWNDTGECHDYDRAETETGRLFKISYGPSRRVEVDLARAADADLVARLAGRAEWFARRARRILQERAAEGRLEAGTIRALEARFRAETSAPRKLRVLWALHATGGLSEALLAEALAVPEEDVRAWALRLAADLGPPPESLRPLLLERAERDPSPRVRRALVEVLRRLPPRERFPIAERLAVRAEDAEDPHLPLLLWYALEPAAAADPARAAELLSRTRWPLLRRFLARRLASY
- a CDS encoding cytochrome-c peroxidase gives rise to the protein MVRTVRSFLLVLAAAAPALGGARAQEESRREPRDLPAFLGPLRPVRDPEDNPRTPAKVELGRMLYWDPRLSGNGVISCATCHNPALGWADGLPKGLGFHHKGLGRATPTVLNAAYYTSQFWDGRAATLEEQAKGPIMSPDEMNASPERMLQVLNSIPGYRKRFQEVFGGPATLDTVARAIAAFERTVVDLDSPFDRYARGDDSAIGEAAKRGLEIFTGKGRCATCHSGPNFSDNRFHNLGLGDGDPGRMKVTGREEDYGAFKTPTLRNIALTAPYMHDGSMRTLREVIDHYEKAPALNPKPRNLSIFMQPIKLTDSEKEDLIAFLRTLTGDKRPPGIDAVPELPQ
- a CDS encoding response regulator, which produces MNSGSRLLVADDDVVILELIRGLLKGRGYGVETCTDGPTALKLLCEKPFSLAVLDLDMPGRTGLDVGLELRRRGKDTPILFISGNFSPETLRACRSLPRSECLEKPFNVAVFLDAVAKGVELCDGSAAPQPPASGR